The Amblyomma americanum isolate KBUSLIRL-KWMA chromosome 2, ASM5285725v1, whole genome shotgun sequence genome contains the following window.
aagtgtcctctcaaaTTTTTTGTTTGCCTAAATAAGTCCATATAGTCGTTGGTGGTTAAGAAAGCACTGCCTCCTCTTAACAAGCAGGCTGCATATGAAAGACCGAGCTAGAATTCGGAGCAGATATTCCACTAGTTCTTTACGCACAATGCACGCGCACCTTCGCAGCTCTTCGCAACTCCGTGGGTCTGGAGCCCCTGCGCGACGTGCTGAGCAACCTGTCGGTGCGCTACTGGCCCCTGCTGGACGTGTACGGAGAGGAGTACAACGCGCCGCGCATCCTGctgaggctgctgctgcgcctgcgCCTCGACGTGTTCGTCTCGCTGCGCGTGCAGAGGAGCCTGCGGAACCGGTCGCACTTCGTGCTCAACGTAAGCGCCGCATGCCTTCTGCATCGGATGTTATACTAGAGATGCTCGTTGGAACGTCTGGTGAACGCAAAATACGCCGCGGTTAAGCAGTGGCGCTGCCAGCGCATGATCGTAGCCGACCGCAGTCGACCGTTGTTAACCGGCCACCCGAGAAGGGGCCGGCATACAAAAGAATAAGGCCAGTGGGCCCCGAGACTCCAAGCCCCTCACATCGTCCGTGCTTTCTTCGAACGTGCCAACAAACATACATGTACACCCGATGTGCATTGTTGCACGGATATCGCCTAACGAAGACGCAAAAAGAGAAAGGGCGATGACGACCCGCCTGGTGGTTCTGGACGTTGCACTAGAGGGCGGCTGCGTCGCCAAGATTTTACGTCACTTCACGCGCCTTGCCCTCGTACCCTTTCAGGGCTTATCGCATTAGTCAGCAGTTGTGGCTGGAGATAAGGATACGTACCGCATTTTAGGCCTTTTTTTACGAAGTCATTGGTACATATGTGTACCTCTTTTATTTACAAAACAAATGAACGAAACGGGCTTAAAGTGGTATCATTCAATTTGTAGAGTCAGTCTGAGTGTAATCTTGCTGAGATTACACATACATGAACCTACACGAGATGAAATATATACGGAAAAACAGCGAGGTTTACCGCGGGGGTGTCGCAGATCGACAGCCCCCGGTTCGGGCTGCCCGAGGGCCTGCTGCGCTTCGAGTACGCGGCCAAGGCGTCGGTGCTGGACCACTACCACGACTTCATCGTTCTCGTGGCGCGCTTCTTCCGCACCGATGTGCGCCTCTCCACCGTCGGCAGGGAGATCGTCGAGTTCGAGGAGAACCTCGCCATGGTGCGTCGACGTCACTTCAACGACTCCGATTGCCTCTCGGGGCACCAACGTCCTGATGCGCGAGAGTGCCATTTGCGAATGTGGTCACGCTTGCAGCGAGGCACTGACATTCAAATGTCGTCTTACTAAAGTCTTTACAGTAAGAGAGCAACGCACGACAGCTCGAGGGAATCCTGTTACAAACACTGCATTCGAACGTGTCTGCTGCTGTACTATTCTCTGTCGTGAAAGTATACAATTATTACGCTATCATGATTCTCGACGGTGGCAGCGAAATGCCGGCCGAATGCGAGCTTGGCTCACCGGGGTGAAGTGCTCGAACGACTCGGCTGGTTGCTCGCAGACTGTCGAGGCGGTCTACAGCGAGAAGTCCTTCCTGTGGAGCGGAGTCGTCACTGAGCACGCGGCCTTGAACGATACAGTCATGGTAAGTATATGTCCTAATGCTCGGGCACACCATCATGGAAGCTCTCATTAGTCTACGCGTTCCTGATATGCGCTGTAACGTAAGGAAATGTGTGTCGTGTCAAATGTTTTCACTTCAATCTTGTGGGCAAATCGGTTCGAATGTGAAAAAAACACGTCCTGTTGACGCTTTTAACTTATCGATCTTCAATTTTCATTTCGCACAAGTGTTTTTGCGAGGCTACAAGAGCCCGACCAAAATTTGGTTGAGGAAGCGTACATAAACATGGCCATAAACCTGTTATCTGCGCTAGTTTTTGTGGAATTCACAAGAAATATCTATACGTAAATTGCACGTTAGTGATGACGGTATAAGAGAGAATATACACAGTGCTGTTCGTTCTTAATATAATAATACTTGTTTTTCTCTGCAGAAAGATAGAGAAGATAGaatgaaagagaggaagaaaagagCGGTAAAGAATTTTTATTTGTGCGTGCGATTTTACTGGAACGTGTGCACACGGCACTCCGTATGCACATTCACTTTGTAGCCACTTACATAGACGCTGAGCGGCTGGCACTTTGAAAACACGAAGTATCGAACAATGgttaatttgcggctatatacTATATTCACAAGCCATTGCGATATTTTGACTTCGCAGACGCCGTTCACTGAGATCATCGCCAAGGTGACAGAGCGTGTGACCGGCGGGCACCGGGCCGCCCCGGAGGTGGTGCTGTGGAGCAAGGAGTACCTGCAGTACTTGTCGCACCTGTTCCACCAGCCCGTAATCTGGTGCGAACAGCGTATCTGCTTATTATGCTCCAAGGCGTATGCTCACTTCAATACATGCCTATTGGGGTTCACAGATGCCGCAGAAGGAATGCAGGCGCGGAGAGCTTTGCTAGAAAACACAGGATCGTTATCACAGCCTCAGGCGAAGTACATACAAATGAGAGTAGATAATATTATGAATGGAATCGTGTGGGCCGGACTTAAAGAACACTTTATTCCACAATTGCGCCATTAGGCACAGAATAAAATataaagagagggggggggggctactacCTAGGACTCAAGATCCTGTGTAGAGTTGTCTAGAGTCAACTGATTGTCAGGTACACCATCAAATTGCAAGAGCTGCAATTATCAATTTGTCGATGGTATATCTTCGCGCAGTGGCCATATCGGCAGCCAGCGATTAGTAATATCGAAGGTATATACACTCCTAAAGCGAATAGTAACGCTAAGAATCCGTGACTGTCGCCGTTGTTCCTGAAGGCGGCACCTGATCAACTACATGACATGGCGCGTCATACTCGAGCTGGGTCCGTACACGAGTCAGCTGTTCCTGGACATCCGGCAGGAGTTCCTGCGCCGCATCGGGCTCGCCTCGAACGCGCCTCGGGCCGAGCACTGCTTGCACGACCTGCTCGCCACGCTGCCACACGCTGTCGGGTGGCTGCTGCGAAACGAGTCCACGTCGCTGCGCAGCGCCCAGGTTGGTCCCCTTGGAAGCCCACAGGTGGCATGCATGCGACGGCGCTAATCTTGAGGTTTTGTGCCCGAggacagaagttcagtcgagattagaaataATTCAGAGAGATGTAGGAAGATTATCCCTAGGTGCCCacgcccccttccccccccccccccccaaaaaaaaaagaatagaggCAAAGGGCATATGGGCTGTGtatcgttcgaagcacgagaagctcagagtaaaatattatGTAAAggacgcctgaggaaattggacgataacaggtgtcCAGCTAAGGTGTTCAAATACCTAGGAAAAGGACTAGGAAATCAGccagtaagtatgcaggaaaAAGTGCAGAGAAATATAAACAGCATTAAGCGACAGGTAAAAATCGCGGCAGGTAAAACTGAAtgaattcaatggaaaagaagcatagtgtagagcTATATCGAAACTGGAAAATGCAGATCAGGAAGGACTCGCTCCATGATAACTAGAGACAGCGCCCTGCTATTTGAAGCAAGATCAGGgtatcttagaacgcgcagctagaaaaataaaaaaaaatgaaggtgaTCCGTGTGCTGTGTACTAATAAAGCTGTAgaattgaacacctcatactcataTGTGATGCCAGCCACCCGAATGTCGATTAAGGCACAGTCATTCTTCATGAGGCACTAGGGTTCAGAGATAACAaaggtcatgtaaataaatctgcggtggaaattagcagaaAGCGATCGAAAGATtgatggctcaaaagcagcgaggTGACATTAGGTTAGAAGTGTAGAACTAAAAGCACATTTAacgaaaatggcgaattttaagacAATTTCATAGCACAATtaaatagcaaaaaaataaagaaaaacagcaTGGCGGTAACTGCCACCATCTAGTTTCAAaggtccatccatccacccactcatccatccattcatccacacCCATCCAaccacccatccgtccgtccgtccgtatatACTTTGGCATAAAGGATGACACCATCTATATCATAGCCGATACTCCTGAGTACACCAGGAACACGCGGGAAAATGTGACACGTCGTGAGCAAAGTGGAACTTTTCGCCCGTGGAAGCAGATGTGGAAGCAAGAGCTATCCTGCTCGCCCTCTGCATTCCAAGTAAAAAAAATGTGGTGTTTCTAGCTCCAACTTACACTTGCACTGATAATGGATCGGCCATGCATCAAGCTACACGGGACGTTGCTCCGGCGAGGAAACACCTAAGGACAGCAGGTCGTCAGAAATTTTTACGCTTGCCAGGAATGCTTGTAATGTTACCTTTCCTCCTCATCGATGCCCTcctgtttcttctttctcttttccagaAACAAGTGGAGCGAATGTGTGAGGAACTGAAGGCCACGATGGCCCACAACCTGGACTACAACGAGTGGATGACTCTCTCCACGAGGCAGCACGCCATATCcaaggtgccccccccccccccccccgcagtgtGTGGTGCTCAATGAAATCAACCCACACATCCGCTGCTG
Protein-coding sequences here:
- the LOC144119898 gene encoding membrane metallo-endopeptidase-like 1, translating into MPTALRNSVGLEPLRDVLSNLSVRYWPLLDVYGEEYNAPRILLRLLLRLRLDVFVSLRVQRSLRNRSHFVLNIDSPRFGLPEGLLRFEYAAKASVLDHYHDFIVLVARFFRTDVRLSTVGREIVEFEENLAMTVEAVYSEKSFLWSGVVTEHAALNDTVMTPFTEIIAKVTERVTGGHRAAPEVVLWSKEYLQYLSHLFHQPVIWRHLINYMTWRVILELGPYTSQLFLDIRQEFLRRIGLASNAPRAEHCLHDLLATLPHAVGWLLRNESTSLRSAQKQVERMCEELKATMAHNLDYNEWMTLSTRQHAISKVQRIKFVVGEQNEALVEDTEYQDTYVILVVKLMVSEAEREWQKLTWNRPEFINDVPYSSLQVNYDPIYNTVIVPGAMLEPPLYTDGLSPALNFGSLGFLIASKMMSSLIFEGRCFDQNGTYMCWWDSSTIRNYSDTVESCYNSLFKPVNKTEINTFRKEVVTSMAAVGLAYKGFRLFMRKFEEEFEHSGLKNLDLTQNQLFFISFAMTWCESVPSRLREIVNLVTSLPDPQYRVEIALTHFDKFGKYFACNDNLVIYQDKKCSII